From a region of the Enterobacter sp. JBIWA008 genome:
- a CDS encoding diaminobutyrate--2-oxoglutarate transaminase, producing the protein MMTDKVRIDTVDAHKSNETYLARQAEFESNVRSYPRKLPLAIAKAEGVWITDADNKEYLDCLAGAGTLALGHNHPDVLKSIQNVITSGLPLHTLDLTTPLKDAFSEYLLSLLPGQGKEYCLQFTGPSGADAVEAALKLAKKVTGRSGIISFSGGYHGMTHGALSVTGNLSPKEAVDGMMPEVQFMPYPHEYRCPLGIGGEAGVKALTYYFDNLINDVESGVRKPAAVILEAVQGEGGVNPAPAEWLQRIRKVTQEHGILLILDEVQAGFARTGKFFAFEHAGIEPDIIVMSKAVGGGLPLAVLGIKKQFDAWAPGHHTGTFRGNQLAMATGLTTLKILKDQNIAGKVAAQGEWLKGQLKEMAKRYPVIGHVRGLGMMIGIEIVKPHEAADHMGCFPGDGELSALIQKKCFEAGLILERGGRNGIVLRLLPSLLISDEELKIFLDKFEQALLAAGVRPA; encoded by the coding sequence ATGATGACGGATAAAGTCCGTATTGACACCGTAGATGCCCACAAAAGCAACGAAACCTATCTGGCCCGTCAGGCCGAGTTTGAATCTAACGTCAGGAGTTATCCGCGCAAACTGCCTTTAGCCATCGCTAAAGCAGAAGGCGTGTGGATCACCGATGCAGATAATAAAGAATACCTTGACTGTTTAGCAGGCGCAGGAACCCTTGCGCTTGGCCATAACCATCCTGATGTGCTGAAAAGCATCCAAAATGTCATTACCAGCGGCTTGCCGTTACACACTCTGGATCTGACTACGCCTCTGAAAGACGCGTTTTCCGAATACCTGCTCTCTCTGCTGCCTGGTCAGGGCAAAGAGTACTGCCTGCAGTTCACCGGTCCATCCGGTGCTGACGCCGTTGAAGCGGCGCTGAAGCTGGCGAAAAAAGTGACCGGCCGTAGCGGTATCATCAGCTTCTCTGGTGGTTACCACGGTATGACCCACGGCGCACTGTCCGTGACCGGCAACCTGTCTCCGAAAGAAGCGGTTGACGGTATGATGCCAGAAGTACAGTTCATGCCTTACCCGCACGAGTACCGTTGCCCGCTGGGTATCGGTGGTGAAGCGGGCGTGAAAGCGCTGACTTACTACTTCGATAACCTGATTAACGACGTTGAAAGCGGCGTGCGTAAACCTGCTGCGGTGATTCTGGAAGCCGTTCAGGGCGAAGGCGGCGTGAACCCGGCTCCGGCTGAGTGGCTGCAGCGCATCCGTAAAGTGACTCAGGAACACGGCATTCTGCTGATCCTCGACGAAGTTCAGGCTGGCTTTGCCCGTACCGGTAAATTCTTCGCCTTCGAACACGCTGGCATTGAGCCAGACATCATCGTGATGTCTAAAGCAGTGGGTGGCGGTCTGCCGCTGGCCGTGCTCGGTATCAAAAAGCAGTTCGATGCATGGGCGCCAGGTCACCACACCGGTACCTTCCGCGGCAACCAGCTAGCGATGGCAACCGGTCTGACGACGCTGAAAATCCTGAAAGACCAGAACATCGCAGGCAAAGTGGCGGCACAAGGCGAATGGCTGAAAGGCCAGCTGAAAGAGATGGCGAAACGCTATCCGGTCATCGGCCACGTGCGCGGTCTGGGCATGATGATCGGTATTGAGATCGTTAAGCCACACGAAGCCGCTGACCACATGGGCTGCTTCCCGGGCGACGGCGAGCTGTCTGCACTGATTCAGAAGAAGTGCTTCGAAGCCGGTCTGATTCTGGAGCGCGGTGGCCGTAACGGTATCGTTCTGCGTCTGCTGCCGTCTCTGCTGATCAGCGACGAAGAGCTGAAAATCTTCCTGGATAAATTTGAGCAGGCACTGCTTGCTGCGGGCGTTCGCCCGGCGTAA
- a CDS encoding aspartate aminotransferase family protein, giving the protein MSDSNPILFSSAQSIEAYQQAIEQSSQAVMQWLKQPEMYQGKTVAELRDRIKLDFNPKGLGNEAAIERAVEFFLKDSLSVHHPQCVAHLHCPSLVVSQAAEVLINATNQSMDSWDQSPSATIIEIKLIEWLRTRVGYQAGDAGVFTSGGTQSNLMGLMLARDAFFARQGHSVQQDGLVGDLRKIRVLCSENAHFSVQKNMALMGLGYQSVVQVKTDEFSRMDLTDLAAKIEQCNANGEQILAIVATAGTTDAGAIDPLRAIAELAAKQNIWVHVDAAWGGALLMSEQYRHYLDGIELVDSVTLDFHKQFFQTISCGAFLLKEARHYELMRYQAAYLNSEFDEEAGVPNLVSKSLQTTRRFDALKLWMSLEALGQEQYAAIIDHGVTLAQQVAAYVKEQPALELVMQPQLASVLFRFRGQVQTDDAGIALLNQKIGDALLESGRANVGVTEHNGVTCLKLTLLNPTVTLEDIKILLSLVERTAQEVLAK; this is encoded by the coding sequence ATGTCTGATTCAAACCCAATTTTGTTCTCCTCTGCGCAGAGCATTGAAGCTTACCAGCAGGCGATCGAACAAAGCTCTCAGGCTGTGATGCAGTGGCTGAAACAGCCTGAGATGTACCAGGGCAAAACGGTCGCAGAGCTGCGCGACCGTATTAAGCTGGATTTCAATCCGAAAGGGCTGGGCAACGAAGCGGCGATTGAACGCGCCGTGGAGTTCTTCCTGAAAGACAGCTTGTCCGTTCATCATCCGCAGTGTGTGGCGCACCTTCACTGCCCAAGCCTGGTGGTAAGCCAGGCGGCGGAAGTGCTGATCAACGCCACTAACCAGAGTATGGACTCCTGGGATCAAAGCCCGTCCGCAACCATTATCGAGATCAAACTGATCGAGTGGCTGCGTACCCGCGTGGGTTATCAGGCCGGCGACGCCGGTGTCTTCACCAGCGGTGGCACCCAGAGCAACCTGATGGGCCTGATGCTGGCTCGCGATGCGTTCTTCGCGCGTCAGGGCCACTCCGTTCAGCAGGACGGCCTGGTGGGCGATCTGCGTAAGATCCGCGTGCTGTGCTCCGAAAACGCGCACTTCTCCGTGCAGAAAAACATGGCGCTGATGGGTCTGGGCTACCAGTCCGTGGTGCAGGTGAAAACGGACGAATTCTCCCGTATGGATCTGACCGATCTGGCGGCGAAAATTGAGCAGTGCAATGCAAACGGTGAGCAGATTCTGGCGATCGTCGCGACGGCAGGTACCACCGATGCCGGTGCTATCGACCCGCTGCGTGCGATTGCAGAGCTGGCCGCGAAGCAGAACATCTGGGTACACGTTGATGCGGCCTGGGGCGGCGCGCTGCTGATGTCTGAGCAGTATCGTCACTACCTGGACGGCATTGAGCTGGTGGATTCCGTCACCCTGGACTTCCACAAGCAGTTCTTCCAGACCATCAGCTGCGGCGCGTTCCTGCTGAAAGAAGCGCGTCACTATGAGCTGATGCGCTATCAGGCGGCCTACCTGAACTCTGAGTTCGACGAAGAGGCAGGCGTGCCTAACCTGGTGTCCAAATCTCTGCAGACCACCCGTCGTTTCGACGCGCTGAAGCTGTGGATGAGCCTGGAAGCGCTGGGTCAGGAGCAATACGCGGCGATCATCGATCACGGCGTGACGCTGGCGCAGCAGGTTGCGGCCTACGTGAAAGAGCAGCCTGCTCTGGAACTGGTTATGCAGCCACAGCTGGCGAGCGTTCTGTTCCGCTTCCGCGGACAGGTACAGACGGATGACGCGGGCATCGCCCTGCTGAACCAGAAAATTGGTGATGCGTTGCTGGAATCCGGCCGTGCGAACGTCGGTGTGACCGAGCATAACGGCGTCACCTGCCTGAAGCTGACGCTGCTGAACCCAACCGTGACGCTGGAAGATATTAAAATCCTGCTGTCCCTGGTTGAGCGCACCGCGCAGGAAGTTCTGGCTAAGTAA
- a CDS encoding protein disulfide oxidoreductase: MDNRKVSRLRRWAREGVIRFLLTLAIMWGVDHYRKPALPASFSATPMQSIHGNIHDIAALSQERPLLIYVWATWCSICRYTTPSVNQLAEEGGNVVSIAMRSGDNAKLARWVEKKQLKMPVINDENGALSQQWQVSVTPTLVIVSKGNVVSTTTGWTSYWGLKTRMWWAGM, from the coding sequence ATGGATAACCGCAAAGTCAGTCGCCTGCGCCGCTGGGCGCGGGAAGGCGTCATACGCTTTTTACTGACGCTGGCCATCATGTGGGGTGTGGATCATTATCGTAAACCGGCCCTTCCAGCCAGTTTTAGTGCAACACCGATGCAGAGCATCCACGGCAACATTCACGATATCGCGGCGCTTAGCCAGGAGCGTCCGCTGCTGATTTACGTCTGGGCGACCTGGTGCAGCATATGCCGTTATACGACGCCTTCCGTTAATCAGCTGGCAGAAGAGGGCGGGAACGTGGTGAGTATTGCCATGCGTTCCGGCGATAACGCAAAGCTTGCGCGCTGGGTTGAAAAGAAACAGCTGAAAATGCCGGTGATAAACGATGAAAACGGTGCGTTGTCGCAGCAGTGGCAGGTGAGCGTAACGCCGACGCTGGTGATTGTGTCGAAGGGTAATGTGGTCAGTACCACGACGGGCTGGACGAGTTACTGGGGATTAAAAACCAGGATGTGGTGGGCAGGGATGTAA
- a CDS encoding RcnB family protein: MAKCKWLLLGVVMSLASVANAAPAASGISAYEEQEFIADFTKFKIGDTAPALYQTPEYTIKQYQLRNLPAPDAGTHWTYMGENYVLIGDADGKIYKAYNGDIFYHR; this comes from the coding sequence ATGGCTAAGTGTAAATGGCTGCTTCTGGGTGTCGTGATGTCCCTGGCAAGCGTGGCTAACGCAGCACCAGCAGCATCAGGCATCAGCGCTTACGAAGAACAAGAATTCATCGCTGATTTCACAAAGTTCAAAATCGGCGACACAGCACCCGCGCTGTATCAAACGCCAGAGTACACCATTAAACAGTACCAGTTGCGCAACCTTCCGGCGCCGGATGCCGGGACCCACTGGACCTACATGGGTGAAAACTACGTTCTGATTGGCGATGCAGATGGCAAAATCTACAAAGCCTACAATGGGGATATTTTCTATCACCGCTGA
- a CDS encoding GNAT family N-acetyltransferase, translating into MAKSTKPTMGIFSITADTIVIRPWQESDRPFLRTLYLHARREAWPWLDSSAWQLEDFDAAIQDEEIWVAVQDGHRLGFASVWTNDNFLHNLFVDPQYQSLGAGHELLEHVQKTFTSTGSLKCLVKNARAIAFYQRHGWHIEATGNSPDGEYYLMHYRLG; encoded by the coding sequence ATGGCAAAATCTACAAAGCCTACAATGGGGATATTTTCTATCACCGCTGATACCATCGTCATCCGTCCGTGGCAGGAGAGCGATCGCCCTTTCCTGCGCACGCTCTACCTCCACGCCCGGCGTGAAGCCTGGCCGTGGCTGGACAGCTCAGCATGGCAGCTTGAAGATTTTGACGCGGCAATTCAGGACGAAGAGATTTGGGTAGCGGTGCAGGACGGCCATAGGCTTGGCTTCGCCTCAGTCTGGACAAACGATAATTTTCTGCACAATCTGTTTGTCGATCCGCAGTACCAGAGCCTGGGCGCAGGGCATGAGTTACTTGAACACGTTCAGAAAACGTTTACCAGTACGGGCTCGCTTAAGTGTCTGGTGAAGAATGCGCGGGCTATCGCGTTTTACCAGCGACACGGCTGGCACATTGAGGCGACGGGTAATTCTCCGGACGGAGAGTACTATCTGATGCATTATCGGCTTGGGTAA
- the apbC gene encoding iron-sulfur cluster carrier protein ApbC produces the protein MSSQSQAKSPEALRAMVAGTLANFQHPTLKHNLTTLKALHHVAWLDDTLHIELQMPFVWTSAFDALKEQTSSELLRITGAKAIDWKLSHSIATLKRVKNQPGVNGVKNIIAVSSGKGGVGKSSTAVNLALALAAEGAKVGILDADIYGPSIPNMLGAENQRPTSPDGTHMAPIMAHGLATNSIGYLVTDDNAMVWRGPMASKALLQMLQETMWPDLDYLVLDMPPGTGDIQLTLAQNIPVTGAVVVTTPQDIALIDAKKGIVMFEKVEVPVLGIVENMSMHICSNCGHHEPIFGTGGAEKLAAKYHSQLLGQMPLHITLREDLDSGKPTVVSRPDSEFAEMYRQLAGRVAAQLYWQGEIIPGEIAFRAV, from the coding sequence ATGAGTTCTCAATCCCAGGCCAAATCACCGGAAGCCTTACGAGCAATGGTCGCCGGGACGCTGGCTAACTTTCAGCATCCAACCCTGAAGCACAATCTCACTACGCTGAAAGCGTTACATCACGTTGCCTGGCTCGACGATACGCTGCACATTGAGCTGCAGATGCCGTTCGTCTGGACCAGCGCCTTTGACGCGCTGAAAGAGCAGACCAGCTCTGAGCTGCTGCGTATCACCGGTGCGAAGGCGATTGACTGGAAGCTGAGCCACAGCATCGCCACGCTGAAGCGCGTGAAAAACCAGCCGGGCGTGAACGGTGTGAAAAATATTATTGCCGTCAGTTCGGGCAAGGGCGGGGTGGGGAAATCCTCTACCGCCGTTAACCTCGCGCTGGCGCTGGCAGCGGAAGGGGCAAAGGTCGGTATTCTGGATGCGGATATCTACGGCCCGTCTATTCCGAACATGCTGGGCGCGGAAAACCAGCGCCCAACCTCGCCGGACGGCACCCACATGGCGCCAATCATGGCGCACGGTCTGGCGACCAACTCCATCGGTTATCTGGTGACCGACGATAACGCCATGGTCTGGCGCGGTCCGATGGCCAGCAAGGCGCTCCTGCAGATGCTGCAGGAGACGATGTGGCCGGATCTGGATTATCTGGTGCTGGATATGCCGCCGGGTACCGGTGATATTCAGCTGACCCTGGCGCAAAACATTCCGGTCACGGGGGCGGTCGTCGTGACCACGCCGCAGGATATTGCGCTGATCGACGCCAAAAAAGGCATTGTGATGTTCGAGAAGGTGGAAGTGCCGGTGCTCGGTATCGTCGAGAACATGAGCATGCACATCTGCAGCAACTGCGGTCACCACGAACCTATCTTCGGTACGGGTGGCGCAGAAAAACTGGCCGCGAAGTATCATTCTCAACTGCTGGGACAGATGCCGCTGCACATTACCCTGCGTGAAGATCTGGACAGCGGAAAGCCGACGGTGGTCAGCCGTCCGGATAGCGAATTTGCAGAAATGTATCGCCAGCTGGCAGGACGCGTTGCGGCGCAGCTCTACTGGCAGGGCGAAATCATCCCGGGTGAAATTGCCTTCCGCGCGGTTTAA
- the metG gene encoding methionine--tRNA ligase, which yields MTQVAKKILVTCALPYANGSIHLGHMLEHIQADVWVRYQRMRGHEVNFICADDAHGTPIMLKAQQLGISPEQMIAEMSQEHQTDFAGFDISYDNYHSTHSDENRELSELIYTRLKENGFIKNRTISQLYDPEKGMFLPDRFVKGTCPKCKSPDQYGDNCEVCGATYSPTELIEPKSVVSGATPVMRDSEHFFFDLPSFSEMLQAWTRSGALQEQVANKMQEWFESGLQQWDISRDAPYFGFEIPNAPGKYFYVWLDAPIGYMGSFKNLCDKRGDTVSFDEYWKKDSTAELYHFIGKDIVYFHSLFWPAMLEGSNFRKPTNLFVHGYVTVNGAKMSKSRGTFIKASTWLNHFDADSLRYYYTAKLSSRIDDIDLNLEDFVQRVNADIVNKVVNLASRNAGFIAKRFDGVLSAELADPELYKTFTDAASAVGEAWESREFGKAIREIMALADVANRYVDEQAPWVVAKQEGHDADLQAICTMGLNMFRVLMTWLKPVLPQLAARAEAFLNTELTWDAIQQPLLGHKVNTFKALYNRIEMKQVEALVEASKEEVKAAATPVTGPLADDPIQETITFDDFAKVDLRVALIENAEFVDGSDKLLRLTLDLGGEKRNVFSGIRSAYPDPQVLIGRQTVMVANLAPRKMRFGISEGMVMAAGPGGKDIFLLSPDEGAKPGQQVK from the coding sequence ATGACTCAAGTCGCGAAGAAAATTCTGGTAACGTGCGCACTGCCGTACGCCAACGGCTCAATCCACCTCGGCCACATGCTGGAGCATATCCAGGCTGATGTCTGGGTCCGTTACCAGCGAATGCGCGGCCACGAGGTTAACTTCATCTGTGCGGACGATGCTCACGGCACTCCGATCATGCTGAAAGCACAGCAGCTGGGGATTTCCCCGGAGCAGATGATTGCCGAAATGAGTCAGGAGCATCAGACTGATTTTGCTGGCTTTGACATTAGCTATGACAACTATCACTCCACGCACAGCGACGAAAACCGCGAGCTGTCGGAGCTGATCTACACCCGTCTGAAAGAGAACGGTTTTATCAAAAACCGCACCATCTCTCAGCTGTACGATCCGGAAAAAGGCATGTTCCTACCGGACCGTTTCGTCAAAGGCACCTGTCCGAAATGTAAATCCCCGGATCAGTACGGCGATAACTGCGAAGTATGCGGCGCGACCTACAGCCCGACCGAGCTCATCGAGCCGAAATCCGTGGTTTCTGGCGCCACGCCTGTGATGCGTGACTCAGAGCACTTCTTCTTCGACCTGCCGTCCTTCAGCGAAATGCTGCAGGCGTGGACCCGCAGCGGCGCGCTGCAGGAGCAGGTGGCGAACAAAATGCAGGAGTGGTTCGAATCTGGCCTGCAGCAGTGGGATATCTCCCGCGATGCGCCGTACTTCGGCTTCGAAATCCCGAACGCGCCGGGCAAATATTTCTACGTCTGGCTGGACGCGCCAATCGGCTACATGGGCTCCTTCAAGAACCTGTGCGACAAGCGTGGCGATACCGTCAGCTTCGACGAATACTGGAAGAAAGATTCTACTGCCGAGCTGTATCACTTCATCGGTAAAGACATCGTTTACTTCCACAGCCTGTTCTGGCCGGCGATGCTGGAAGGCAGCAACTTCCGCAAGCCAACCAACCTGTTCGTACACGGCTACGTGACGGTGAACGGCGCGAAGATGTCCAAATCCCGTGGGACGTTCATCAAAGCCAGCACCTGGCTGAACCACTTCGATGCGGACAGCCTGCGCTACTACTACACCGCGAAGCTCTCTTCCCGCATCGACGATATCGACCTGAACCTGGAAGATTTCGTGCAGCGCGTGAACGCGGACATCGTCAACAAGGTGGTTAACCTGGCGTCACGTAACGCAGGGTTTATCGCCAAACGCTTTGACGGCGTGCTGTCTGCCGAACTGGCCGATCCTGAGCTGTATAAAACCTTCACCGATGCTGCCTCTGCGGTTGGTGAAGCCTGGGAGAGTCGTGAATTCGGCAAAGCGATTCGTGAAATCATGGCGCTGGCCGATGTTGCCAACCGCTATGTGGACGAGCAGGCCCCGTGGGTTGTCGCGAAACAGGAAGGCCATGACGCCGACCTGCAGGCGATTTGCACCATGGGTCTGAACATGTTCCGCGTGCTGATGACCTGGCTGAAGCCGGTTCTGCCGCAGCTGGCAGCCCGTGCTGAAGCGTTCCTGAACACTGAACTGACCTGGGATGCTATCCAGCAGCCGCTGCTCGGCCACAAGGTGAACACCTTCAAGGCGCTGTACAACCGCATCGAGATGAAGCAGGTTGAAGCCCTGGTTGAAGCGTCTAAAGAAGAGGTGAAGGCGGCTGCGACACCGGTAACCGGCCCGCTGGCTGACGATCCGATTCAGGAAACCATCACCTTCGATGATTTCGCTAAGGTCGACCTGCGCGTGGCGCTGATTGAAAACGCAGAATTTGTGGATGGCTCCGATAAACTGCTGCGCCTGACGCTGGATCTGGGCGGCGAGAAGCGTAACGTCTTCTCCGGCATCCGCTCAGCGTATCCGGACCCGCAGGTGCTGATCGGTCGTCAGACCGTGATGGTGGCGAACCTGGCGCCGCGCAAAATGCGCTTCGGCATCTCCGAGGGGATGGTGATGGCCGCTGGTCCTGGTGGGAAAGATATCTTCCTGTTAAGCCCAGACGAAGGCGCGAAGCCGGGCCAGCAGGTGAAATAA
- a CDS encoding DUF1456 family protein, producing MLSNDILRSLRYTLKANNNDMVRILALSDMESTSAGFDTWMTKEDEEGFVRCPDIILSGFLNGLIYDKRGKDPAAPELALERRVNNNTVLKKLRIAFSLKTDDIVAIMTEQKYRVSVPEVTAMMRAPDHKNYRECGDQFLRNFLRGLTHRVHHPKP from the coding sequence ATGCTAAGTAACGACATTCTTCGTAGCCTGCGCTACACCCTGAAAGCAAACAATAACGACATGGTGCGCATTCTTGCGCTGTCCGACATGGAATCCACGTCTGCAGGTTTCGATACCTGGATGACCAAAGAAGATGAAGAGGGCTTCGTTCGCTGCCCGGACATTATTCTGTCGGGTTTCCTGAATGGTCTGATTTACGATAAGCGTGGCAAAGATCCGGCCGCGCCAGAGCTGGCGCTGGAGCGTCGCGTGAACAACAACACGGTACTGAAAAAGCTGCGCATCGCGTTCTCGCTCAAAACGGACGATATTGTGGCGATCATGACGGAGCAAAAATATCGCGTATCCGTGCCGGAAGTGACCGCCATGATGCGCGCGCCGGATCATAAAAACTACCGCGAGTGCGGTGACCAGTTTCTGCGTAATTTCCTGCGCGGGCTGACCCACCGGGTGCATCACCCGAAGCCGTGA
- the btsR gene encoding two-component system response regulator BtsR, giving the protein MLRVLIVDDEPLARENLRVLLQEQPDIEIVGECANAIEAIGAVHKLRPDVLFLDIQMPRISGLEMVGMLDPAHRPYIVFLTAFDEYAVKAFEEHAFDYLLKPIEEKRLEKTLTRLRQERTVQDVTLLPENQQPLKFIPCTGHSRIYLLQMDDVAFVSSRLSGVFVTSAEGNEGFTELTLRTLESRTPLIRCHRQYLVNMAHLKEIRLEDNGQAELVLRAGQTVPVSRRYLKSLKEAIGL; this is encoded by the coding sequence ATGTTAAGAGTGCTGATTGTGGATGACGAGCCGCTGGCACGGGAAAACCTGCGCGTTCTGCTGCAGGAGCAGCCTGATATAGAGATTGTAGGGGAGTGCGCGAACGCCATTGAGGCCATCGGCGCGGTGCACAAACTGCGCCCGGACGTGCTGTTCCTGGATATTCAGATGCCCCGCATCAGCGGGCTGGAGATGGTCGGCATGCTCGACCCGGCGCATCGCCCCTACATCGTGTTTCTGACGGCGTTCGATGAATATGCCGTTAAGGCCTTTGAGGAGCACGCGTTTGACTATTTACTCAAGCCGATTGAAGAGAAGCGCCTGGAAAAAACGCTCACCCGTTTACGCCAGGAGCGAACCGTACAGGACGTCACGCTGCTGCCGGAAAACCAGCAGCCGCTGAAGTTTATCCCGTGCACCGGACACAGCCGGATTTACCTTCTGCAGATGGATGATGTGGCGTTTGTCAGCAGCCGCCTGAGCGGGGTGTTTGTCACCAGTGCGGAAGGTAACGAAGGCTTTACCGAGCTGACCCTGCGCACGCTGGAGAGCCGCACGCCGCTGATTCGCTGCCACCGCCAGTATCTGGTTAACATGGCGCACCTGAAGGAGATCCGCCTGGAAGATAACGGCCAGGCCGAGCTAGTGCTGCGTGCCGGGCAAACGGTACCCGTCAGCCGTCGCTATCTCAAGAGTTTGAAAGAGGCGATTGGCCTGTAA